From Thermodesulforhabdus norvegica, the proteins below share one genomic window:
- a CDS encoding lysylphosphatidylglycerol synthase transmembrane domain-containing protein yields MRHSIKNPIEYARSSINFLFRLLRNKKLTVALKVFITALFLSFLLLRIDGSRLVKIVQKIGFLPWALAFCTYLTGQTVSTKRWQILCQALNYSIPFRTLWKYYLTGCFFNLFLPTSVGGDTVKTIMLGTITENFTESFYTVLWDRLFGIVAMGLILLSGVAVHHQALPSFVDAILVASSLFFLIAYTLFPIIWHMITAFPVAGRINSSFIKFWQPGCLIRALTASLGFHTLWISVHFIFARAAALNIPFTYLMVAVPFASVISTIPVTIHGIGLREGALLYILEFAGIDAEESIVLGILTYSVMLATGAFGGLVYSLLPVETRIMSGSKITSGR; encoded by the coding sequence ATGAGGCACAGCATAAAAAACCCTATCGAATACGCAAGATCCTCAATTAACTTCCTGTTCAGACTCTTGAGAAATAAAAAACTGACCGTTGCACTCAAGGTGTTTATTACCGCCCTGTTTCTGTCGTTTTTGCTCTTGAGAATTGACGGCTCACGTCTCGTGAAAATCGTTCAAAAAATAGGTTTTTTGCCCTGGGCATTAGCATTCTGCACCTATCTAACAGGTCAAACTGTCAGCACCAAGCGCTGGCAGATACTCTGTCAAGCACTGAATTATTCTATCCCTTTCCGAACGCTCTGGAAATATTACCTGACGGGGTGCTTTTTTAACCTTTTCCTACCAACTTCTGTCGGCGGCGATACCGTCAAGACAATTATGCTGGGGACGATAACGGAGAACTTCACCGAATCCTTTTACACGGTTCTCTGGGATAGACTCTTCGGGATAGTCGCAATGGGACTGATTCTCTTATCCGGCGTCGCCGTACACCATCAGGCCCTGCCGTCGTTTGTAGACGCTATTCTGGTGGCAAGTTCTCTATTTTTTTTAATAGCTTACACGCTTTTTCCAATAATCTGGCACATGATAACTGCCTTTCCGGTTGCAGGCCGGATAAACAGTTCTTTTATCAAGTTCTGGCAGCCTGGCTGCCTCATACGGGCCCTGACGGCTTCTCTTGGGTTTCATACCCTGTGGATTAGCGTTCATTTTATTTTTGCGAGAGCGGCCGCTTTAAATATACCGTTTACCTATTTAATGGTTGCCGTGCCCTTTGCCTCCGTTATCAGTACAATTCCTGTTACGATTCACGGAATTGGACTTAGAGAAGGTGCACTCCTATACATTCTGGAATTTGCAGGAATAGATGCAGAGGAGTCAATCGTTCTGGGCATTTTAACCTATTCTGTAATGCTCGCCACAGGAGCATTTGGTGGGCTGGTCTACAGTCTTTTGCCGGTCGAAACCAGGATAATGTCAGGGAGTAAAATAACATCAGGAAGGTAG
- a CDS encoding glycosyltransferase family 2 protein produces the protein MPESSIDISVVIPVYNEKDNLIPLTEALAGTLKQLNKSYEIVFVDDGSNDGSTDLLETIAQRYPFVRVVVLRRNYGQSAAFAAGINHARGNIIVTMDGDLQNDPQDIPRLISKLEEGFDVVHGWRKSRKDPLITRRLVSMVANFLIRSVTGVNVHDCGCSLRAYRRNAIDEINLYGDLHRFIPVLLSMEGAKSAEIVVNHNPRKKGQSKYGLSRAYRVFADLILMAFFQRFMTRPLHAFCLIGGALILTGFGICCYLSFQKIALGYDIGHRPLLLLGVLLILFGINLFTTGLLAEWIMRVYYEAQHKKPYRIRKILN, from the coding sequence ATGCCCGAATCATCCATCGATATATCCGTCGTAATACCCGTATACAACGAAAAGGATAACCTGATCCCGCTTACCGAAGCCCTTGCCGGTACTCTCAAACAGTTGAACAAATCCTACGAGATTGTCTTTGTAGATGACGGTAGCAATGACGGAAGTACCGACCTGCTGGAAACCATTGCCCAGAGGTATCCTTTTGTCAGGGTTGTAGTTCTGAGACGAAACTACGGCCAGAGCGCCGCCTTCGCCGCAGGAATCAACCACGCTCGGGGTAACATCATCGTCACGATGGACGGAGACCTGCAGAATGATCCTCAGGATATCCCCAGGCTTATATCAAAGCTCGAGGAAGGATTTGACGTGGTACACGGCTGGAGAAAATCCAGAAAAGATCCTCTGATTACGCGCAGGCTGGTCTCTATGGTGGCTAATTTTCTCATAAGATCCGTTACAGGAGTAAACGTTCACGATTGCGGATGTTCCCTCAGGGCCTATCGTCGCAACGCAATAGACGAAATAAACCTGTACGGCGACCTTCATAGATTTATTCCGGTACTTTTAAGTATGGAAGGGGCAAAGAGTGCGGAAATCGTCGTAAACCACAACCCACGCAAAAAAGGGCAAAGTAAATACGGGCTCTCGAGGGCCTATCGGGTATTCGCCGATCTGATACTTATGGCCTTTTTCCAGAGATTTATGACAAGGCCGCTTCACGCTTTCTGTCTCATCGGTGGGGCATTGATATTGACGGGATTCGGAATATGCTGTTACCTATCCTTTCAGAAAATTGCCCTGGGATATGATATAGGTCACCGACCGTTGCTCTTGCTCGGTGTATTGCTAATACTTTTTGGAATAAACCTTTTCACAACCGGCCTTCTGGCTGAGTGGATAATGCGCGTCTATTATGAGGCACAGCATAAAAAACCCTATCGAATACGCAAGATCCTCAATTAA
- the aroF gene encoding 3-deoxy-7-phosphoheptulonate synthase, with product MLIVMRKTADSGDIERVIEVIRRLGYQARPIPGLDRTAIGIVGNDHAIDPSPFLSLPGVKEAIPVTKPYKLVSKEFHPLPTIVNITSCGRTIGIGNGSGLVVIGGPCAVESEGQLLETAHAVKEAGGHILRGGAYKPRTSPYSFQGLGEKGLKILARAREDTGLAIVSEALDHVVYDLVEEYCDIVQIGARNMQNFSLLRRAGRSDKPVLLKRGMSATVEEWLMAAEYIVSEGNPRVILCERGIRTFCKHSRNTLDLSAVLFLLKETHLPVIVDPSHACGVRDQVIPLSKAACVIGAHGIMVEVHPEPEKALSDGPQSLNLQEFALLMKELEKVQALCGDESSVPRIGICAGSV from the coding sequence ATGCTCATAGTAATGAGAAAAACGGCAGATTCTGGGGATATAGAACGGGTTATTGAGGTAATCCGGCGGCTGGGCTATCAGGCCCGTCCGATACCCGGGCTTGATAGAACGGCAATAGGAATAGTCGGAAACGATCATGCCATTGACCCGTCGCCTTTTTTATCTCTGCCCGGGGTTAAAGAGGCCATACCCGTTACCAAGCCTTACAAGCTGGTGAGCAAAGAGTTCCATCCACTACCAACAATTGTCAACATTACTTCTTGTGGTCGAACTATCGGTATCGGCAACGGATCGGGACTCGTAGTTATCGGCGGTCCCTGTGCAGTGGAAAGTGAGGGGCAACTTCTGGAAACCGCCCATGCCGTAAAGGAAGCGGGCGGGCATATTCTCAGGGGAGGAGCCTACAAGCCCAGAACATCTCCCTATTCTTTCCAGGGGCTTGGAGAAAAGGGGTTAAAAATTCTGGCCAGGGCCAGAGAAGATACGGGGCTTGCCATTGTTTCCGAGGCCCTGGACCATGTCGTCTACGATCTGGTGGAAGAATACTGCGACATCGTACAGATCGGAGCTCGGAACATGCAAAACTTCTCTCTACTTCGGCGTGCGGGGCGTTCTGACAAGCCCGTTCTGCTGAAAAGAGGTATGAGTGCCACGGTTGAAGAATGGCTTATGGCCGCAGAATACATAGTAAGCGAAGGTAACCCAAGGGTTATATTGTGCGAAAGGGGCATACGGACGTTCTGCAAACACAGCAGAAACACTCTCGATTTATCGGCTGTTTTGTTCCTGCTCAAGGAAACGCATCTTCCCGTCATAGTTGATCCCAGCCATGCCTGTGGTGTCAGAGATCAGGTCATCCCGCTGAGCAAGGCCGCCTGCGTAATCGGAGCTCACGGCATAATGGTGGAAGTTCATCCGGAACCGGAGAAAGCCCTGAGTGATGGTCCCCAGTCCCTGAACCTTCAGGAATTTGCCCTCCTTATGAAAGAACTCGAGAAAGTTCAGGCTCTTTGTGGTGACGAGAGCTCGGTTCCGAGAATCGGGATTTGTGCAGGTTCTGTATGA
- a CDS encoding anthranilate synthase component I family protein codes for MRLGEFPERRKFEELIRNYSVVPCCRTLLFDMETPVSILGKIYRKDGAFLFESVEGGERWGRYSFLGVTPYAQVKVFRDRVDVLTSDGQISRSIDHRGDPLSVLRELMSRFTVPEISELPRFWGGFVGYFCYEMVSFFEPVPNFLPEEEPLAHLIVPQDLVIFDRRNHTVTLVTLFYGPSSHFPVLDLKNPYDYALERLDSLEELLHSEKPPTSVSRSVPIRLETPIPPEEFRSMVLRAKEYIRDGEAIQIVLSQPFVSPTAPDPWLLYRVQRFINPSPYLFYCNFNSRFLVGSSPETMVRLEHGVASVRPIAGTRPRGRNEQEDRRLADELIRDEKERAEHIMLVDLGRNDLGRIAETGSVQVTEYMTVERYSHVMHLVSHVQAHLKKGLDAWDVFKATFPAGTLTGAPKVRAMQLIAELEGRPRGPYGGAVGYVSFQGNMDLAITIRTAEIAKGEIKVQAGAGIVYDSDPEKERQETVHKAKAMERALSLISNGM; via the coding sequence ATGAGATTAGGAGAATTTCCCGAAAGACGAAAATTCGAGGAGTTGATCAGAAATTATTCGGTTGTCCCATGTTGTCGAACCCTGCTTTTTGATATGGAAACCCCCGTATCTATTCTGGGGAAAATATACAGAAAGGACGGAGCTTTTCTCTTCGAGAGCGTCGAAGGCGGAGAAAGATGGGGGCGGTACAGCTTTCTGGGTGTGACTCCTTATGCGCAGGTGAAGGTCTTTCGCGATCGTGTGGATGTGCTGACTTCCGACGGCCAAATTTCCCGATCTATCGATCATAGAGGGGATCCACTGTCGGTACTGCGCGAGCTTATGTCCCGATTCACGGTGCCGGAGATTTCGGAACTCCCCAGGTTCTGGGGAGGGTTCGTGGGCTATTTCTGTTACGAAATGGTTTCCTTTTTTGAGCCTGTGCCTAACTTTCTTCCCGAAGAGGAACCTCTTGCCCACCTTATAGTTCCCCAGGATTTGGTGATATTCGACCGCAGGAATCATACGGTAACACTGGTCACACTGTTTTACGGACCTTCTTCCCATTTCCCGGTTCTGGACCTGAAAAATCCATATGACTACGCCCTAGAGCGACTGGATTCTCTGGAAGAACTGCTCCACTCTGAAAAACCGCCGACTTCGGTCTCCCGGAGCGTACCGATACGGCTTGAAACCCCGATACCCCCGGAAGAATTCCGCAGTATGGTGCTGAGAGCCAAAGAGTATATAAGAGATGGAGAGGCCATACAGATAGTTCTTTCTCAGCCCTTCGTAAGCCCCACAGCACCGGATCCTTGGCTTCTTTATAGAGTTCAGAGGTTTATTAATCCCTCACCGTATCTTTTTTACTGCAATTTCAATTCCCGCTTTCTGGTCGGTTCGTCGCCGGAGACCATGGTTCGGCTGGAGCACGGTGTGGCATCGGTAAGGCCCATAGCAGGAACGAGACCGAGAGGAAGAAACGAGCAGGAGGACAGGCGCCTGGCCGATGAGCTCATAAGGGATGAGAAAGAAAGGGCGGAACACATAATGCTCGTTGATCTGGGACGCAACGATCTGGGGCGTATTGCCGAGACCGGGTCGGTTCAGGTGACCGAGTATATGACCGTTGAACGATATTCCCATGTGATGCACCTCGTCTCTCACGTTCAGGCTCACCTGAAAAAGGGCCTTGATGCGTGGGATGTTTTCAAGGCCACCTTCCCGGCGGGGACACTCACAGGAGCTCCAAAGGTCCGGGCAATGCAACTTATAGCGGAACTTGAAGGAAGGCCTCGAGGTCCTTACGGAGGGGCGGTAGGATATGTCTCTTTTCAGGGCAATATGGATCTGGCGATTACGATAAGAACGGCGGAGATAGCGAAGGGTGAGATCAAGGTTCAGGCCGGGGCAGGGATCGTTTACGATTCCGACCCGGAAAAAGAACGGCAGGAAACGGTTCATAAAGCAAAAGCCATGGAACGAGCCCTAAGCCTTATATCAAATGGTATGTAG
- a CDS encoding anthranilate synthase component II has product MIVLIDNYDSFTYNLAQYLGELGCELRVFRNDEVTVDYIASINPRALVISPGPGRPDSAGITLEAIRFFSGKIPILGVCLGHQAIAQAFGGRIVHATRIMHGKTSMISTDGKTIFQGFNRPFPAMRYHSLVVDRSNIPDCLEISAESDDGEIMAIRHREHLTEGIQFHPESVGTPVGKRILRNFLTVHGINEK; this is encoded by the coding sequence ATGATAGTTCTCATCGATAATTACGATTCTTTTACCTATAACCTTGCACAGTATCTGGGAGAATTGGGTTGTGAGCTCCGGGTTTTCAGGAATGACGAGGTGACGGTTGATTACATTGCCTCGATCAACCCACGAGCCCTCGTGATTTCTCCGGGCCCGGGAAGACCCGACTCTGCGGGAATCACCCTGGAGGCTATTAGATTTTTTTCGGGAAAGATTCCGATCCTCGGTGTTTGCCTCGGGCACCAGGCTATAGCTCAGGCCTTCGGTGGCCGGATAGTTCACGCCACAAGAATAATGCACGGAAAGACTTCGATGATAAGCACCGATGGGAAAACCATATTCCAGGGGTTTAACAGGCCTTTCCCCGCCATGCGTTACCATTCTCTGGTCGTGGACCGCTCGAACATCCCGGATTGCCTCGAAATTAGTGCAGAAAGCGATGACGGCGAGATAATGGCCATCCGTCACAGAGAGCACCTTACCGAGGGCATTCAGTTTCACCCGGAATCCGTGGGAACTCCCGTGGGGAAACGGATACTGAGAAATTTCTTAACCGTTCACGGCATTAACGAGAAATAA
- the trpD gene encoding anthranilate phosphoribosyltransferase — protein sequence MVQDVLRRVMAKENLSESLMGEVMELFFSGGATDAQIGAFLGALATKGETFEELAGAARTMRRKARRLQVLSPTIVDTCGTGGDGAETFNISTTSAFVVAGCGITVAKHGNRAVSSKCGSADVLEALGVNLNVDPEVVEEAVAEIGIGFLFAPLYHEAMKHVARARKELGVRTIFNMLGPLTNPAGANCQVLGVYAPELTEMFAEALKLLGARRAFVVHGYDGLDEISVCAPTRVTELNDGMVRTYEIYPEHYFGERADPEELKGGDPEFNASVMRRILEGKERGPRRNVVLINSAAAIVAAGLAGNLEEGIKLAEESIDSGKALEKLERLVEFTSSF from the coding sequence TTGGTTCAGGATGTGCTTCGCCGTGTTATGGCCAAGGAGAATCTGTCGGAAAGTTTAATGGGCGAGGTTATGGAGCTGTTTTTTTCGGGAGGAGCAACGGATGCTCAGATCGGAGCTTTTCTGGGGGCTCTGGCTACGAAAGGAGAAACCTTTGAAGAACTCGCCGGAGCTGCGAGAACCATGAGGCGGAAGGCCCGAAGACTGCAGGTTCTCTCTCCCACCATTGTCGATACCTGTGGAACCGGAGGAGATGGCGCCGAAACCTTCAACATTTCAACAACTTCGGCCTTCGTCGTTGCCGGGTGTGGCATTACAGTAGCAAAACACGGAAACAGGGCCGTATCGAGCAAGTGTGGGAGCGCCGATGTGCTGGAGGCTCTGGGGGTGAACCTCAATGTTGACCCCGAAGTCGTGGAAGAGGCGGTAGCGGAAATAGGAATAGGGTTTCTTTTTGCTCCTCTGTACCATGAAGCCATGAAACATGTGGCCAGGGCAAGAAAAGAACTGGGTGTGAGAACGATTTTCAACATGCTGGGGCCTCTTACCAACCCTGCGGGAGCCAACTGTCAGGTGCTGGGTGTTTACGCTCCGGAGCTTACCGAGATGTTTGCCGAGGCGTTGAAGCTACTGGGTGCCAGGCGGGCTTTCGTGGTTCACGGTTACGATGGCCTGGATGAAATTTCGGTTTGTGCTCCCACCAGGGTAACCGAGTTGAACGACGGCATGGTGCGCACTTACGAGATATATCCGGAACATTACTTCGGTGAACGGGCCGATCCCGAGGAGCTGAAAGGCGGTGATCCCGAATTCAATGCCTCCGTGATGCGCAGGATTCTCGAGGGTAAAGAGCGGGGGCCCAGGAGAAATGTGGTTCTCATAAACAGTGCCGCCGCAATCGTTGCCGCCGGTCTTGCCGGCAATCTGGAAGAGGGTATTAAGCTGGCGGAAGAAAGTATAGACTCCGGTAAGGCTCTGGAAAAACTTGAGCGTCTGGTCGAGTTTACCTCCTCGTTTTAG
- the trpC gene encoding indole-3-glycerol phosphate synthase TrpC, producing the protein MREDILRKIVAVKAERLREEKSRIPERHWRELAEKKAGGRSGNFSAALRADPQGSPRIIAEVKRGSPSKGLMRPDLDVVKTVSAYEAGGAAALSVLTERDFFHARDDDFSTARSSTDLPLLRKDFMWDPYQIYQSVAWGADAVLLIVRILSDDQLKDLIDLCRELGVDALVETHDEEEIERAVNSGAYVVGINNRDLKTFEVSVETTVRLAGLVDKKRHLVVCESGIKSPDDIRRVRDAGVHAFLVGEYLVRSGDPVSALRALLVSS; encoded by the coding sequence ATGCGAGAAGACATCTTGCGGAAGATAGTGGCCGTAAAGGCGGAGAGATTGCGAGAGGAAAAGTCCAGAATACCGGAAAGGCACTGGAGGGAACTGGCAGAAAAGAAAGCGGGAGGTCGATCGGGAAATTTTTCGGCAGCACTTCGGGCAGATCCGCAGGGCAGTCCCAGAATTATTGCCGAAGTCAAACGGGGATCTCCGTCTAAGGGGTTGATGAGACCGGATCTTGATGTGGTTAAGACCGTTTCGGCCTACGAGGCTGGCGGGGCGGCGGCGTTGTCGGTTTTGACTGAACGGGATTTTTTCCATGCCAGGGACGACGACTTCAGCACCGCCAGAAGCTCGACGGATCTTCCGCTCCTAAGAAAGGATTTCATGTGGGATCCTTACCAGATTTACCAATCTGTCGCCTGGGGAGCCGATGCCGTTCTTTTGATAGTGAGAATTCTTTCGGACGACCAGCTAAAAGACCTGATTGATCTCTGCAGGGAACTGGGTGTCGACGCACTCGTGGAGACGCACGACGAGGAAGAAATCGAGCGCGCCGTAAATTCGGGGGCTTACGTTGTGGGCATAAACAACAGAGACCTCAAGACCTTCGAGGTATCTGTTGAAACGACGGTTAGACTGGCAGGCCTTGTTGATAAAAAGCGACACCTGGTCGTTTGCGAAAGCGGTATAAAATCGCCCGACGACATTCGCAGGGTAAGAGATGCCGGCGTTCACGCTTTCCTCGTGGGAGAATATCTGGTTCGTTCCGGTGATCCTGTCAGTGCTCTAAGGGCTTTATTAGTTTCCTCTTAG
- a CDS encoding phosphoribosylanthranilate isomerase: MKRGQGIFIKICGITSVKDARVCVDAGVDALGFVFYPPSPRAVTAETVRSIISDVGNDVVFFGVFVKESPEEILRIRDITGIEVAQLHGDESREVVTALRREGLKVCKALFAKRKPFFSDVNLYFCDAFLLEAGRSGLGGTGEEWEWREARETTEKIISAGGFALIAGGINPENVGHVVRGVMPSGIDVSSGVELRPGVKDERKVRTLVEKVKGVFHETRQGSTG; encoded by the coding sequence ATGAAAAGAGGGCAGGGAATCTTTATAAAAATTTGTGGAATTACTTCCGTAAAAGATGCAAGGGTTTGCGTTGATGCAGGTGTGGATGCGCTGGGGTTTGTTTTTTACCCGCCGAGCCCCAGAGCGGTAACGGCAGAGACCGTAAGGTCGATAATCTCGGATGTCGGCAATGATGTGGTGTTTTTCGGCGTCTTTGTAAAGGAAAGCCCGGAAGAGATTCTAAGAATCCGGGACATTACCGGAATCGAGGTGGCGCAACTTCACGGAGACGAGTCCCGTGAGGTGGTGACCGCTCTCCGAAGAGAAGGCCTAAAGGTCTGCAAGGCTCTCTTCGCAAAACGGAAGCCTTTTTTCTCGGATGTGAATCTTTATTTCTGCGATGCCTTTCTGCTGGAAGCAGGACGGAGTGGTCTTGGAGGCACGGGGGAAGAGTGGGAGTGGAGAGAAGCAAGAGAGACGACCGAGAAAATTATTTCGGCTGGAGGTTTTGCACTTATCGCAGGGGGTATAAATCCCGAAAATGTCGGCCACGTCGTACGCGGCGTTATGCCTTCGGGTATTGATGTCAGTTCCGGAGTTGAACTCAGGCCGGGTGTGAAGGATGAAAGGAAGGTTAGGACTCTCGTTGAAAAGGTGAAAGGAGTTTTTCATGAGACTCGTCAGGGGAGTACCGGATGA
- the trpB gene encoding tryptophan synthase subunit beta, which yields MRLVRGVPDERGHFGPYGGRYVAESLMPALLELEEAFYAAKDDREFLDEYVYYLTHYVGRPTPLYFASRLTDYLGGARIFLKREDLAHTGAHKINNTIGQALLARKMGKSRIIAETGAGQHGVATATAAALFGMECRIFMGTEDIKRQAPNVRRMELLGAEVVPVESGTGTLKDAMNEAMRYWVTTVRNTFYVIGSVAGPHPYPVMVREFQKVIGQETRSQILEQIGRLPDILVACVGGGSNAMGLFYEFLEDPVEMVGVEAAGKGIETGEHAATLNAGEIGVLHGSKSYVLQNEDGQIKEAHSVSAGLDYPGVGPEHAYLKEIGRVKYTAVRDDEALEAFHLLARTEGILPALESSHALAYAMQMAKTMDPEKIIVVNLSGRGDKDLDIVLSASGRAHS from the coding sequence ATGAGACTCGTCAGGGGAGTACCGGATGAACGGGGCCACTTTGGTCCCTATGGAGGCAGGTATGTGGCGGAATCGCTTATGCCTGCTTTGCTTGAGCTGGAAGAGGCCTTTTATGCGGCAAAGGACGACAGAGAGTTTCTTGATGAGTATGTCTATTATCTGACCCATTATGTAGGGCGTCCTACTCCGCTTTACTTTGCGTCCCGCCTTACGGATTACCTTGGTGGAGCCAGAATATTTCTAAAAAGGGAAGATCTTGCTCACACGGGCGCTCATAAAATTAACAACACCATAGGCCAGGCTCTGCTTGCCAGAAAGATGGGGAAAAGCAGGATAATTGCTGAAACGGGAGCAGGTCAGCACGGGGTTGCAACGGCAACGGCAGCAGCGCTCTTCGGTATGGAGTGCAGAATTTTTATGGGCACCGAGGACATAAAAAGGCAGGCTCCGAACGTCAGGAGAATGGAGTTACTGGGAGCAGAGGTTGTGCCCGTGGAATCCGGCACGGGCACCCTTAAGGACGCAATGAATGAAGCGATGCGGTACTGGGTGACGACGGTCCGAAATACCTTCTACGTTATAGGTTCCGTCGCAGGTCCCCATCCCTATCCGGTTATGGTCAGGGAGTTTCAAAAGGTTATAGGTCAAGAGACCAGGTCTCAGATTCTTGAACAGATCGGCAGACTACCCGATATTCTCGTTGCCTGTGTTGGCGGCGGTAGCAACGCGATGGGTTTGTTTTACGAATTTCTGGAAGATCCCGTTGAAATGGTGGGTGTTGAAGCGGCCGGTAAGGGGATTGAAACGGGGGAACATGCGGCAACGTTGAATGCCGGGGAGATCGGCGTGCTTCACGGGTCTAAGTCTTACGTACTTCAGAACGAAGACGGACAGATAAAAGAGGCTCATTCCGTGTCGGCAGGTTTGGATTATCCCGGTGTGGGACCCGAACATGCCTATCTCAAGGAAATCGGGCGCGTAAAGTACACTGCAGTAAGGGACGATGAAGCCCTCGAAGCTTTCCACTTACTGGCACGAACTGAAGGTATCTTACCGGCCCTGGAAAGCTCTCATGCTCTGGCCTACGCAATGCAAATGGCGAAGACGATGGATCCAGAAAAAATTATCGTGGTGAACCTTTCGGGTAGGGGTGATAAGGATCTGGACATTGTACTGTCTGCATCGGGGAGGGCGCATTCATGA
- the trpA gene encoding tryptophan synthase subunit alpha produces the protein MSRISELFERLKKRKEKALVGFVTAGDPDFDRSLEIILAMCRSGVDILELGVPFSDPTADGPVIQRASQRALKNGMTLRRVLELAGKIREQSDVPLVLFSYYNPLFKYGAERIYRAAVETGIDGMLVVDLPPEEAREFLDQWPGNDIDFIRLIAPTTPAARISAIVKDASGFIYLISKTGVTGSEGVDYGEVSQMVQQVKERTDLPVCVGFGISRADQVKAISSVADGVVIGSAFVKTIEEGLVSGADIPYLIAEQTRKYKEAQWSS, from the coding sequence ATGAGCAGGATTTCGGAGCTTTTTGAAAGGCTAAAAAAACGAAAGGAAAAGGCTCTCGTGGGATTTGTTACCGCAGGCGATCCCGATTTCGACAGATCCCTTGAAATAATTCTTGCCATGTGTCGTTCGGGAGTGGACATTCTTGAACTGGGAGTTCCCTTTTCCGATCCAACGGCCGATGGTCCGGTCATTCAAAGGGCGTCGCAACGGGCGTTGAAAAACGGCATGACGTTAAGGCGTGTTCTGGAGCTTGCCGGTAAGATCCGTGAACAATCTGATGTTCCTCTGGTTCTTTTCAGCTACTATAATCCTTTGTTCAAATACGGTGCAGAAAGAATCTACCGCGCGGCAGTGGAAACCGGAATCGACGGTATGCTTGTGGTTGATCTTCCTCCGGAAGAAGCCCGCGAGTTCCTTGACCAATGGCCGGGTAATGATATCGATTTCATTCGCCTTATTGCCCCCACAACCCCTGCCGCCCGTATAAGCGCAATCGTGAAGGATGCATCGGGGTTTATTTACCTCATTTCGAAAACCGGTGTAACAGGAAGCGAAGGAGTGGATTACGGTGAGGTTTCTCAGATGGTCCAGCAGGTGAAAGAACGCACGGATCTTCCCGTCTGCGTGGGATTTGGTATATCCAGAGCCGATCAGGTGAAGGCTATATCCAGCGTTGCCGACGGGGTGGTTATAGGAAGCGCCTTTGTAAAGACGATTGAAGAGGGACTCGTCTCAGGTGCCGATATACCGTACCTCATTGCGGAGCAAACTCGGAAATACAAAGAAGCACAATGGTCGTCTTGA
- a CDS encoding YdbL family protein, with product MKAKRLIVPVMVFLLLSCVTINIYFPAEEVRKTAEEIVGEVRSYEAPSEKEKPNPKTSPQSLFEHRKGIYVGISVCFAQKELTVSNAAIRTLKEKMKRRAASLAPFYDKGAIGEGHDGYVKIRSLDGLDFKEKATLKRLVEQENGDRKNLYNEIARALNIDPSQVGRIGQIFAQEWQKTSRPGWWIERQPGKWQKK from the coding sequence ATGAAGGCAAAAAGGTTGATCGTCCCGGTGATGGTCTTTCTACTTTTGTCCTGTGTTACCATAAACATCTATTTCCCCGCAGAAGAAGTTCGCAAGACGGCAGAAGAGATCGTCGGGGAAGTAAGATCTTATGAAGCACCGTCTGAGAAGGAAAAGCCCAACCCGAAAACCTCTCCGCAGTCGCTTTTTGAACACAGAAAGGGTATCTACGTGGGGATTTCGGTTTGTTTTGCCCAGAAGGAACTGACGGTGTCAAATGCCGCCATAAGAACACTTAAAGAAAAAATGAAAAGAAGAGCGGCATCTTTGGCTCCTTTTTACGATAAAGGTGCCATAGGTGAAGGTCACGACGGTTATGTTAAAATCAGGTCTCTTGACGGCCTGGATTTCAAAGAAAAAGCCACCCTCAAAAGGCTAGTGGAGCAGGAAAACGGCGACAGAAAGAATCTTTATAATGAGATTGCCAGAGCCCTGAACATAGATCCTTCGCAGGTCGGGCGGATCGGGCAAATTTTCGCCCAGGAGTGGCAGAAAACGTCTCGACCAGGGTGGTGGATTGAGCGCCAGCCGGGCAAATGGCAGAAAAAATAG